A single Aspergillus chevalieri M1 DNA, chromosome 3, nearly complete sequence DNA region contains:
- a CDS encoding uncharacterized protein (COG:S;~EggNog:ENOG410PMVQ;~TransMembrane:7 (o17-36i48-68o106-124i136-160o180-201i213-236o248-269i)) yields the protein MSSLSPDFARRFARETWALYAVGMLGVCLRFTARIRRLGIRNLQADDYVMMFAVVWYTILCVALNKVVSGGGSNLMTDEDIRNLTPEIYKERVEGSKWVFVSEHSFVGAIWSLKTCMLVIYARITEGLHQRRWINWLAIYVGLGFIATELTLFLICRPLSNYWAVPTSNYQCSSYQYYEIIQGCIHISADIFMLIIAIPLLMKVRVPVKQKLILLFIFGMGAFVIVAAILTKVYCLVPSLISYVYMNWYFREATVAVLVTNIPLVWSLLRDVFPSLKSWTGGSRGRTEQRYRSGRWTFSKGSAFRSTYGPPSRGGLSMHSMHDYRRSMPFTPPQKVVSEISESPEPSEGREYSEDGSTRGLRIRQDVTVTVERGSHPPALDQWEANRTRAESQV from the exons CACCGCTCGTATTCGTCGATTAGGCATTCGCAACCTCCAAGCCGATGACTATGTCATGATGTTTGCTGTCGTGTGGTATACCATTCTCTGCGTGGCTCTAAATAAGGTGGTCTCTGGCGGCGGATCGAACCTGATGACAGACGAAGATATAAGAAACTTGACGCCAGAGATCTACAAGGAACGAGTCGAAGGAAGCAAATGGGTGTTTGTGAGCGAGCATTCATTTGTAGGGGCCATCTGGTCACTGAAAACCTGCATGCTCGTGATTTACGCTCGCATCAC CGAAGGACTACACCAAAGACGCTGGATCAACTGGCTAGCAATCTATGTTGGTCTTGGATTTATCGCGACTGAGTTGACGTTGTTTCTCATCTGCCGGCCTTTGTCGAATTACTGGGCCGTGCCTACGTCAAACT ATCAATGCTCGTCATACCAATACTACGAAATCATCCAAGGCTGCATTCACATCTCCGCCGACATCTTCATGctcatcatcgccattccCCTTCTAATGAAAGTCCGCGTCCCCGTGAAACAAAagctcatcctcctcttcatcttcggcATGGGCGccttcgtcatcgtcgctgCCATCCTCACCAAGGTCTACTGCCTTGTCCCCAGCCTTATCTCTTACGTCTACATGAACTGGTATTTCCGCGAGGCCACCGTCGCCGTCCTAGTCACCAACATCCCCCTTGTCTGGTCTCTCCTCCGCGACGTCTTCCCGTCTCTCAAGAGCTGGACCGGTGGATCCCGGGGCCGCACAGAACAGCGCTATCGATCTGGTCGGTGGACATTCAGCAAGGGCTCGGCGTTTCGGTCAACCTATGGACCGCCCAGTCGGGGTGGACTCAGTATGCACAGCATGCACGACTACCGACGAAGTATGCCATTTACGCCGCCGCAAAAGGTCGTCTCGGAGATCAGTGAGAGCCCGGAGCCGAGCGAGGGCCGGGAATATAGCGAGGATGGCTCGACGCGGGGATTGCGCATCCGACAGGATGTTACGGTGACGGTGGAACGTGGTTCGCATCCACCGGCGCTGGATCAGTGGGAGGCGAACCGGACTCGAGCTGAGAGTCAGGTTTAA
- a CDS encoding SDR family oxidoreductase/polysaccharide deacetylase family protein (COG:Q;~EggNog:ENOG410Q18D;~InterPro:IPR002509,IPR037950,IPR011330,IPR036291, IPR002347;~PFAM:PF00106,PF13561,PF08659,PF01522;~SECRETED:SignalP(1-23);~go_function: GO:0003824 - catalytic activity [Evidence IEA];~go_function: GO:0016810 - hydrolase activity, acting on carbon-nitrogen (but not peptide) bonds [Evidence IEA];~go_process: GO:0005975 - carbohydrate metabolic process [Evidence IEA];~go_process: GO:0055114 - oxidation-reduction process [Evidence IEA]), whose product MATSTSSFLGLNGLHVFVTGAAGGIGERVVEELLDQGCKVTALELRLCIPDSATSSEKCSRLNVVTGTVTDERSIESSISQATNRFGPINILIANAGITDENNDHPIWDMSLDIWEKTYQVNARGIFLVIKHFLCAAKTAQQSLGRELDNLAIVVTGTGISNGLIRRVNNEVSQLNSRARINAVALDDPEIITRTTAFLSSHRAAGHISGQCLTNTEDLTTNPQETETHLSIPPTLTKRNKIRIAISIDLDAVSGWLGTGYHPDNVLADYSAGFFAAKVGVPRLVRMLRKLNLADRCTWFVPGHSAESFPEQVNEVVKSGAEIGLHGYAHEGAYQLTPEQERDILVKCIGIATKLTGKRPVGYRAPLYQLRESTLDLLEEYNFEYDASLTDHDSQPFFAPRRPPLKPIDYSLPASSWMHPVPAPSPSEKPDRRPLVCIPCNYYMEDMTPMQFLPHVHNSQGYTDTRLIENMWKDRFLWIRENEEEPVFPVLMHPDTSGMAHVIGMMERFLGWLRGWERTGEVEFCQSGEVVRWWREKELSTSRT is encoded by the exons ATGGCAACGTCAACGTCGTCGTTTCTAGGACTGAATGGTCTGCACGTATTTGTTACCGGTGCTGCGGGGGGTATTGGGGAGAGGGTTGTGGAGGAGCTTTTAG ACCAGGGCTGCAAAGTGACGGCCCTTGAGCTTCGTCTATGCATCCCAGACTCAGCCACTAGTTCAGAAAAATGTTCTCGTCTGAATGTCGTGACTGGCACAGTCACAGATGAACGATCCATCGAATCCAGCATCTCTCAAGCCACCAATCGTTTCGGTCCGATTAACATCTTAATTGCCAATGCTGGGATCACTGACGAAAATAATGACCATCCCATCTGGGACATGTCCCTGGATATCTGGGAGAAGACGTACCAGGTTAATGCCCGGGGGATTTTCCTGGTCATTAAGCATTTCCTGTGCGCTGCGAAAACTGCACAGCAGTCTCTGGGGAGAGAGCTGGATAATCTGGCCATTGTCGTGACCGGGACTGGGATAAGCAATGGGTTGATTCGGAGAGTGAATAATGAGGTCTCGCAGTTGAACAGCAGGGCTAGGATCAACGCTGTTGCACTGGATGATCCAGAAATCATAACCCGCACCACAGCTTTCTTATCCTCGCACCGCGCAGCAGGACACATCTCCGGCCAATGCCTCACAAACACTGAAGACCTAACCACCAACCCCCAAGAAACAGAAACACACCTCTCCATTCCCCCAACCCTAACAAAACGCAACAAAATCCGCATCGCCATCTCCATCGACCTCGACGCCGTCTCCGGCTGGCTAGGGACCGGCTACCATCCCGACAATGTCCTAGCCGACTACTCAGCCGGCTTCTTCGCCGCCAAAGTCGGCGTCCCACGCCTCGTCCGCATGCTCCGCAAACTCAACCTCGCAGACCGCTGCACATGGTTCGTCCCAGGCCACTCCGCAGAAAGCTTCCCCGAGCAAGTCAACGAAGTCGTGAAAAGCGGCGCTGAGATCGGACTCCACGGCTACGCGCACGAAGGCGCATACCAGCTCACCCCCGAGCAGGAGCGAGACATCCTAGTAAAATGCATCGGTATTGCAACAAAACTAACAGGCAAGAGACCAGTCGGCTACAGAGCACCCCTCTACCAACTCCGCGAATCAACACTAGACCTCCTCGAAGAATACAACTTCGAATACGACGCCTCCCTAACAGACCACGATAGCCAGCCTTTCTTCGCGCCCCGCCGTCCGCCCCTGAAACCAATCGACTACTCCCTCCCCGCGTCCTCCTGGATGCATCCCGTCCCTGCCCCCTCCCCATCCGAGAAACCAGATCGACGGCCATTAGTCTGCATACCTTGCAACTACTACATGGAAGACATGACGCCCATGCAATTCCTGCCGCACGTGCACAATTCGCAGGGGTACACTGATACGCGGTTGATCGAGAATATGTGGAAGGATCGGTTTCTGTGGATTAGGGAGAATGAGGAGGAGCCGGTCTTTCCGGTGCTGATGCATCCGGATACGAGTGGGATGGCGCATGTGATTGGGATGATGGAGAGGTTTTTGGGGTGGTTGAGGGGGTGGGAAAGGACTGGGGAGGTGGAGTTTTGTCAGTCTGGGGAGGTGGTGAGGTGGTGGAGGGAGAAGGAGCTTTCTACGAGTAGGACTTAG
- the HSP98 gene encoding ATP-dependent Clp protease ATP-binding subunit (COG:O;~EggNog:ENOG410PGGQ;~InterPro:IPR018368,IPR028299,IPR003959,IPR036628, IPR004176,IPR027417,IPR003593,IPR019489,IPR041546, IPR001270;~PFAM:PF10431,PF00004,PF17871,PF07724,PF00158, PF02861,PF07728;~go_function: GO:0005524 - ATP binding [Evidence IEA];~go_function: GO:0016887 - ATPase activity [Evidence IEA]), which translates to MNGVQFTDRANKALLDSSSLAEQYSHSQILPVHLAVSLLNPAPDESKDQQATAHPSHDGASAPLFRQVIERAHGDPQLLERSLMKQLVRLPSQDPPPETVSVAPALAKVIRSATDLSKTQKDSFVAVDHLILSAAQDSQVQRCLSDANIPNVKLIDTAVQQIRGTRRVDSKTADSESETENLKKFTIDMTSLAREGKIDPVIGREEEIRRVIRILSRRTKNNPVLIGEPGVGKTTVVEGLARRIVNADVPANLAQCRLLSLDVGSLVAGSKFRGEFEERMKGVLKEIEDSKETIVLFVDEIHLLMGAGSSGEGGMDAANLLKPMLARGQLHCIGATTLSEYRKYIEKDQAFERRFQQVLVGEPSQSETISILRGLKEKYEVHHGVNILDGAIVAAATLASRYLTARRLPDSAVDLIDEAAAAVRVTRESEPEALDTLERKLRQLQIEIHALEREKDEASKARLEAAKQEAANVAEELRPMREKYESEKARSKSIQDAKIKLDSLKVKRDEAERSGDTQTAADLEYYAIPETKTLIERLETDRANADAERRARQGDHEESLLADAVGPDQINEIVARWTGIPVTRLKTTEKDKLLNMEKYLGKIVVGQKEAVTSVSNAIRLQRSGLSNPNSPPSFLFCGPSGTGKTLLTKALAEFLFDDPKAMIRFDMSEYQERHSLSRMIGAPPGYVGHDAGGQLTENLRRRPFSILLFDEVEKAAKEVLTVLLQLMDDGRITDGQGRIVDARNCIVVMTSNLGAEFLARPALKNGAIDPQTRELVLGALRDYFLPEFLNRISSTVIFNRLTKREIRKIVDLRLAEVQRRLEQNDRNVTISCTEEVKDYLGESGYSPAYGARPLGRIIEREVLNRMAVLILRGSIRDGEVARVVMVDGRITVLPNHELPDTDEDDEDMIDSDEVSTDGDMDLYDE; encoded by the coding sequence ATGAACGGCGTCCAATTCACAGACAGAGCCAACAAGGCTCTGCTAGACTCCAGCAGTCTAGCTGAACAATACTCCCACTCCCAGATCCTTCCCGTTCACCTCGCTGTCTCCCTCCTCAACCCTGCCCCCGATGAGTCCAAAGACCAACAAGCCACCGCCCACCCGTCGCATGATGGCGCATCCGCACCCCTCTTCCGCCAGGTTATTGAACGGGCACATGGTGACCCTCAGCTCCTCGAACGTTCTCTCATGAAACAACTTGTTCGGTTACCTAGTCAAGACCCCCCGCCAGAGACTGTCAGTGTGGCCCCCGCATTGGCCAAGGTCATCCGCTCTGCGACCGACTTGTCCAAGACGCAAAAGGATAGTTTCGTTGCTGTTGATCACTTGATTCTGTCCGCTGCGCAGGACTCGCAGGTGCAGCGGTGTTTGTCAGATGCGAACATTCCCAATGTCAAGTTGATCGATACTGCTGTTCAGCAGATCCGGGGCACAAGGCGGGTGGATTCGAAGACTGCAGACTCCGAGAGCGAGACggagaacttgaagaagtTTACGATTGATATGACATCGTTGgcaagagaaggaaagattGATCCGGTTATCGGTCGTGAAGAAGAGATTCGACGGGTTATCCGGATTCTCAGTCGACGGACCAAGAACAACCCCGTTCTCATCGGTGAGCCTGGTGTTGGTAAGACGACGGTTGTCGAAGGTTTGGCCCGTCGTATTGTCAACGCCGATGTTCCCGCCAACTTGGCCCAATGCCGTCTGCTCTCGCTGGACGTTGGTTCCCTGGTCGCGGGAAGCAAGTTCCGCGGAGAGTTCGAAGAGCGGATGAAGGGTGTCTTGAAGGAGATTGAAGACTCCAAGGAGACAATCGTTTTGTTCGTGGATGAAATTCACCTGCTCATGGGTGCGGGCTCCAGCGGTGAGGGTGGCATGGACGCAGCAAACCTCTTGAAGCCCATGTTGGCCCGTGGTCAGTTGCACTGCATTGGTGCTACCACTCTGAGCGAATATCGCAAGTACATCGAGAAGGACCAAGCATTCGAACGACGATTCCAGCAAGTCCTGGTGGGCGAACCATCGCAATCCGAGACCATTTCTATTCTCCGTGGCCTGAAGGAGAAGTACGAAGTGCACCACGGTGTCAACATTCTGGACGGTGCTATTGTCGCCGCTGCCACTCTGGCATCGCGTTATCTCACAGCCCGTCGTCTGCCCGACTCGGCTGTCGATCTCATTGATGAAGCCGCTGCTGCCGTCCGCGTCACACGCGAATCCGAACCCGAGGCGCTCGACACCCTCGAGCGTAAACTGCGACAGCTTCAGATTGAAATTCATGCTCTGGAGCGTGAAAAGGACGAAGCTTCCAAGGCGCGTCTGGAGGCCGCCAAGCAAGAAGCCGCCAACGTTGCTGAGGAACTGCGACCCATGCGTGAGAAGTACGAGAGTGAAAAAGCACGCAGCAAGTCCATCCAGGACGCCAAGATCAAGCTTGACTCGCTCAAGGTCAAGCGTGACGAGGCTGAACGATCTGGCGACACCCAGACTGCGGCCGACTTGGAGTACTACGCCATTCCCGAAACCAAGACGTTGATCGAGAGACTCGAAACAGACCGAGCCAATGCTGATGCGGAGCGTCGGGCCCGCCAGGGTGACCACGAAGAGTCCTTGCTTGCGGATGCAGTTGGCCCTGATCAGATCAACGAGATTGTCGCACGCTGGACAGGCATTCCCGTGACTCGCCTCAAGACTACCGAGAAGGACAAGCTCCTCAACATGGAGAAGTACCTTGGCAAGATCGTCGTGGGTCAGAAGGAAGCTGTAACCTCGGTCTCCAACGCCATCCGTCTTCAACGCTCTGGTCTCAGCAACCCCAACTCACCACCTagcttcctcttctgcggCCCATCTGGTACGGGTAAGACACTGCTTACCAAGGCATTGGCGGAATTCCTCTTCGACGACCCCAAGGCCATGATCCGCTTCGACATGTCTGAGTACCAAGAACGGCACTCCCTCAGCCGTATGATCGGCGCACCACCGGGCTACGTCGGCCACGACGCTGGTGGCCAGCTAACAGAAAACCTTCGTCGCCGCCCCTTCtccatcctcctcttcgacgAGGTCGAAAAGGCCGCGAAGGAAGTCCTCACCgtccttctccagctcatGGACGATGGCCGCATCACAGACGGCCAAGGCCGTATCGTGGACGCGCGCAACTGCATCGTGGTCATGACCTCCAACCTAGGTGCAGAGTTCCTCGCCCGCCCAGCATTGAAGAACGGCGCCATCGATCCTCAAACCCGCGAACTCGTCCTGGGTGCTCTGCGGGACTACTTCCTCCCCGAGTTCCTCAACCGTATCTCCTCCACCGTCATCTTCAATCGCCTTACCAAGCGCGAGATCCGCAAAATCGTCGACCTCCGCCTCGCCGAAGTCCAGCGCCGCCTCGAACAGAACGACCGCAACGTCACCATTTCCTGCACCGAAGAAGTCAAAGACTACCTCGGTGAATCCGGGTACTCACCTGCATACGGCGCACGGCCACTCGGCCGCATCATCGAAAGAGAGGTACTCAACCGCATGGCTGTCCTTATTCTGCGGGGAAGTATCCGCGACGGTGAGGTCGCAAGGGTTGTCATGGTTGATGGACGGATTACAGTCTTGCCGAATCATGAGTTGCCAGATactgacgaggatgatgaggatatgattgattcGGACGAGGTGTCGACAGATGGGGATATGGATTTGTATGATGAATAA
- a CDS encoding uncharacterized protein (COG:S;~EggNog:ENOG410PH3C;~InterPro:IPR027417), translated as MSQKPIFVVTHPRACSTAFERVFMTQRNNIQCVHEPFGDAFYYGPERLSERFENDEQARIDSGFSQSTFKTVLDRLEREASHGKRVFIKDIIHYLFPPNGQPASIAPSLRRIKRGVGTQEHPNGDAPTVDTAGINGNRAEENGKENGATNGSHAEKSPHPAHAKIDSGVDLSAAPVGGNVKPSMATIKERGTKPYPYDTEAEPGNPTVMPTEIWSRFHFAFLIRDPHFSVPSYYRCTIPPLTEVTGFPNYDPSEAGYDEVRRTFDFLRNIGLVGPHVATHDDEESAEGLKPVVNGIGEGKESGVEICVVDADEMLQKPAPTIEAFCRSVGLDYDPSLLEWDTEEDHQFAKDAFEKWRGFHNDAIESRGLTAKKEKPVKSEEEFDAEWRERFGEEGAAIIRKTVDANMPDYLYLKQFSLRV; from the exons ATGTCGCAGAAACCCATCTTTGTTGTAACCCACCCGCGAGCATGCTCGACGGCGTTTGAGAGG GTTTTCATGACTCAACGGAATAATATCCAATGTGTCCATGAACCCTTTGGCGATGCCTTTTACTACGGCCCCGAGAGGCTTTCAGAGAGATTCGAAAATGACGAACAGGCCCGGATAGACAGTGGCTTCAGCCAGTCAACATTTAAGACCGTTTTGGACAGACTTGAACGTGAAGCTTCTCAT GGCAAGCGAGTCTTCATCAAGGACATCATCCACTACCTCTTCCCTCCCAACGGCCAACCCGCTAGCATCGCCCCATCTCTCAGAAGGATCAAACGTGGCGTAGGCACTCAGGAACATCCCAATGGTGATGCTCCAACCGTTGACACGGCGGGTATCAACGGCAACCGGGCGGAGGAGAACGGCAAGGAGAACGGGGCTACAAACGGGTCTCATGCAGAAAAGAGCCCTCATCCCGCCCATGCAAAGATTGACAGCGGCGTTGATCTCTCTGCTGCTCCGGTCGGAGGAAACGTAAAACCCAGTATGGCCACCATCAAGGAACGGGGCACCAAACCCTACCCCTATGACACGGAAGCCGAACCGGGCAATCCCACCGTGATGCCCACGGAAATCTGGTCGCGTTTCCATTTTGCCTTCCTTATCCGTGATCCTCACTTCAGTGTGCCTTCGTATTATCGTTGCACCATCCCGCCGCTGACTGAGGTGACCGGGTTCCCCAACTATGACCCTTCGGAAGCCGGATACGACGAGGTTCGTCGCACGTTTGACTTCCTGCGTAATATCGGGCTAGTCGGCCCTCACGTCGCCACCCATGATGACGAGGAGAGTGCCGAAGGCCTCAAGCCGGTCGTCAATGGAATTGGCGAGGGGAAGGAGTCGGGCGTCGAAATTTGTGTGGTTGACGCGGACGAAATGCTCCAGAAACCGGCACCAACCATCGAAGCGTTCTGCCGTAGCGTGGGACTGGATTATGATCCGAGCTTGTTGGAGTGGGACACGGAGGAGGACCACCAATTCGCGAAGGATGCGTTCGAGAAGTGGAGGGGCTTTCACAACGATGCGATCGAATCGAGGGGTCTGACTGCAAAGAAGGAG AAACCGGTCAAATCCGAAGAGGAGTTCGATGCTGAATGGCGGGAGAGATTCGGCGAGGAGGGTGCAGCAATTATCCGCAAGACGGTCGACGCCAACATGCCGGATTATCTGTACCTCAAGCAGTTCTCGCTGCGAGTTTAG
- a CDS encoding uncharacterized protein (COG:S;~EggNog:ENOG410PSKN), with product MDSPSAIRSSPSKVLNPVSPERMNQQTIPPSPSPSRPSDIMGVHRKSRGLSDVQAKVAFLNNLSRGNSPASPAQTQQSAGNPAALQRAILGREEAESALRNVSEQLSEAQSRERRLSERLETLLEDLQSAKERQSNERSIFEKEIKKARKDAFRAGSAVVKIQEDLKEARAEVRSLREEVQVEQKAKNEANQEAFERAYTLAGLMEEMEVLKKRLRASETAIHSHRLENRAQNVGRMSLADGDLALLMTPTPRRPKRSADATVLYSTNDSSTQCTPPKRPRLSDITPKQEEPQNQQNTKQEDIQNEMIEELQRLLDHEKQRRTDAEEMIHFMEMECQFKRCSCRLAEDSETACVHETTLSHEKRENEIAEAPHGKGEHAVPEPTKAPPARHSLRRSVHKPQHAMDVDNQVKNEEDMEDPVITFSPQTGTFRSMPSPQRPLGKPSIPAHSTAPEPHVDEESFAQSPLTRGPTERRSNLHDMDLERYPHAPPQAPPQATSCVQYTPSPSTALNRTSQNSRMSVEQNTEFELDTSGYPVTKRVPLRPESRLSNQSTVVPGTPVSREEALAQIRARRGRANSMKRSVSAGEGLFKGAAPPASSNRTQAQNGRNDQRRSYHR from the coding sequence ATGGACTCACCATCAGCCATCCGGTCGAGCCCCTCGAAGGTCCTGAACCCCGTGTCACCAGAGCGCATGAATCAACAAACAATACCCCCCTCACCCTCACCATCCCGCCCCTCCGACATCATGGGCGTGCACCGCAAATCGAGAGGATTGTCCGACGTCCAAGCAAAGGTCGCGTTTCTGAATAACCTCTCGCGTGGGAATAGCCCGGCCTCGCCTGCACAAACACAGCAGTCGGCAGGAAACCCTGCAGCACTTCAACGGGCAATCCTTGGACGCGAAGAGGCAGAGTCTGCGTTGCGTAATGTATCGGAACAACTTTCCGAAGCACAGTCGCGAGAGCGCCGGTTAAGTGAACGACTTGAAACGTTGCTGGAAGACTTACAGTCGGCAAAAGAGCGCCAATCTAATGAGCGATCGATTTTTGAGAAGGAGATTAAGAAGGCGAGGAAAGATGCTTTCCGGGCGGGCTCTGCTGTCGTCAAAATTCAAGAGGACTTGAAGGAAGCCCGAGCGGAAGTCAGGAGCCTGAGAGAAGAAGTCCAGGTGGAACAAAAGGCCAAGAATGAAGCGAATCAGGAAGCCTTCGAGCGTGCATACACACTTGCGGGTCTCATGGAAGAAATGGAAGTCCTCAAGAAGCGTCTACGAGCATCCGAAACGGCTATCCACTCGCACAGACTTGAGAACCGGGCACAGAATGTTGGCAGGATGTCACTCGCAGATGGAGACCTCGCACTACTCATGACGCCAACACCAAGACGTCCCAAGAGGTCCGCCGACGCGACGGTCCTGTACTCAACCAATGACTCGTCCACCCAATGCACTCCCCCTAAGCGCCCCCGACTATCCGACATCACCCCTAAACAGGAAGAGCCGCAGAACCAGCAGAACACGAAACAAGAAGATATCCAGAACGAAATGATTGAGGAGCTTCAACGTTTGCTCGACCACGAAAAACAACGTCGCACTGATGCGGAAGAGATGATCCACTTCATGGAAATGGAGTGTCAATTCAAGCGATGCTCTTGTCGTCTTGCAGAGGACTCCGAAACTGCCTGCGTTCACGAGACCACACTTTCTCATGAGAAGCGCGAAAATGAAATCGCCGAAGCGCCGCACGGAAAAGGGGAACACGCCGTACCCGAACCAACCAAGGCACCACCGGCTCGACACAGTCTGCGTAGGTCTGTGCACAAACCTCAGCATGCCATGGACGTTGATAATCAGGTTAAAAACGAGGAAGATATGGAGGATCCTGTGATCACGTTTTCGCCTCAGACGGGCACCTTTCGCTCTATGCCCTCTCCTCAGAGACCGCTAGGAAAGCCCTCGATTCCCGCTCATTCAACGGCGCCCGAGCCTCACGTTGACGAGGAATCATTCGCCCAATCGCCGCTCACGCGGGGCCCAACTGAACGTCGAAGCAATCTGCACGACATGGACCTCGAACGCTACCCCCACGCCCCGCCTCAGGCCCCGCCTCAGGCCACTTCCTGTGTCCAATACACACCCTCGCCGTCAACAGCCCTGAACCGTACTTCACAAAACTCCCGAATGTCGGTAGAACAGAACACTGAATTCGAACTTGACACGAGCGGATATCCGGTCACCAAGCGTGTCCCTTTGCGCCCAGAATCCCGCCTATCCAACCAGTCCACCGTCGTCCCCGGAACGCCCGTCAGTCGCGAGGAGGCATTGGCGCAGATTCGCGCacggagaggaagagcgAACAGCATGAAACGATCCGTCAGCGCCGGTGAAGGGCTCTTCAAGGGGGCTGCACCTCCGGCTAGCTCCAACCGGACTCAAGCGCAAAATGGGAGGAATGACCAGAGAAGGTCATATCACCGGTGA
- the DML1 gene encoding misato family protein (COG:Z;~EggNog:ENOG410PIW0;~InterPro:IPR019605,IPR029209,IPR036525;~PFAM:PF14881), which translates to MHEIVTLQLGQRANYLATHFWNLQESYFTYQEGEESPVDHDVHFRPGVGADGSETYTPRTVIYDLKGGFGTLRQSNALYELSEDYNPGQGLWDGREVIQQQPAIPQSDYQKSLDAGLPAPQLTSETVRYWSDYNRLFYHPRSIVQLNDYELNSRTMPFEDWEMGEELFNNLDKEHDLLDRDVRPFAEECDQLRALQIFTNADDAWGGFAARYMDRLRDEYGKKNIWVWAIESGSKVQRVSTLSSIFPLEPTNQMQHQQIKRDMNKARSIYAISPQSSFYTPIIDPPHRLPNTFSVDFQSEWQTSALISSAMETVTLPSRLRPYCDFESSLAGDDGIHKIFELQSSILTDNEAQHLTKPTNGAGLSEDESSQVKTEFDVDFSYDSRYSNKSHIFNQVQVSRGIDPEQKKNDLPPTEDIDLGMRRKLRLHNSQPMFQSFHTPLRFPILDSFPRNMFPVSEANAGIQVLSSLTASSRTGERIKAMEAVGSRIISVDERESIVNGLGEIRESYETGWISDSDFDDE; encoded by the exons ATGCACGAAATCGTCACTCTCCAATTAGGGCAGCGGGCCAACTACCTGGCCACGCATTTCTGGAACCTCCAG GAATCTTATTTCACATaccaagaaggagaagagtcTCCGGTTGATCACGATGTTCATTTCCGGCCTGGTGTCGGGGCAGATGGATCAGAAACTTATACGCCTCGAACGGTGATATATGACCTCAAGGGTGGCTTTGGCACTTTACGGCAGTCGAATGCACTGTATGAACTAAGTGAGGATTATAATCCGGGGCAGGGTCTCTG GGACGGAAGAGAAGTTatacaacaacaaccagcAATTCCCCAAAGTGACTATCAGAAGAGTTTGGATGCAGGGCTACCGGCTCCTCAACTCACATCAGAAACAGTCCGGTATTGGTCAGACTACAACCGGTTATTTTACCACCCTCGGTCAATAGTTCAATTGAATGACTACGAGCTTAATTCGAGGACGATGCCTTTTGAAGACTGGGAAATGGGCGAGGAGCTATTTAACAATCTTGACAAGGAGCATGACCTGCTCGACCGGGATGTGAGACCTTTTGCGGAAGAATGTGATCAGCTGCGTGCATTGCAGATCTTCACAAATGCGGACGATGCTTGGGGTGGGTTTGCTGCTCGATATATGGACAGGCTTCGAGACGAGTATGGTAAGAAAAATATCTGGGTGTGGGCTATTGAAAGTGGCTCTAAGGTGCAAAGAGTAAGTACCTTATCTTCTATATTTCCATTGGAACCCACTAACCAGATGCAGCATCAACAAATTAAGCGTGACATGAACAAAGCACGGTCAATATACGCCATCTCTCCTCAGTCATCATTCTATACACCCATCATTGACCCTCCTCACCGACTACCAAACACATTCAGTGTGGACTTTCAATCGGAGTGGCAGACGTCGGCATTGATTAGCTCTGCTATGGAAACCGTAACCCTGCCCTCTCGACTCCGTCCTTACTGCGATTTCGAGTCTTCGCTGGCCGGTGACGATGGTATCCACAAGATATTCGAACTGCAATCTAGTATTCTTACGGATAACGAGGCCCAGCACTTGACAAAACCAACTAACGGCGCTGGACTCTCGGAAGACGAATCCTCCCAAGTCAAGACTGAATTTGACGTGGACTTCAGCTACGACTCTCGATACAGCAACAAGTCCCACATATTCAACCAAGTTCAGGTGTCGCGCGGGATTGACCCCGAGCAGAAGAAAAATGATCTTCCTCCAACCGAAGATATTGACCTTGGCATGCGTCGCAAACTCCGGCTTCACAATTCTCAGCCTATGTTCCAGAG CTTCCACACACCCCTCCGCTTCCCTATCCTGGACAGCTTCCCCAGAAACATGTTCCCTGTATCCGAAGCCAATGCTGGAATCCAGGTGCTTTCTTCTCTGACAGCATCGTCGCGGACGGGTGAACGGATTAAGGCTATGGAGGCGGTTGGTAGTCGGATTATCTCTGTCGATGAACGGGAATCTATAGTAAATGGCCTAGGCGAGATTCGTGAATCGTATGAGACTGGGTGGATTAGTGATTCGGATTTTGATGATGAATAG